The Quadrisphaera sp. DSM 44207 genome window below encodes:
- a CDS encoding RidA family protein, with amino-acid sequence MAVTLVDPAGLPTVDLYRQVSVATGSRLVFLAGQVAVDADGSRVGEGDLAAQVEQCYLDVGTALAEVGASFDDVVKLTVYLVDWAPEKMPLFVEEEPGLLVEVEATAVLD; translated from the coding sequence ATGGCCGTCACCCTGGTCGACCCCGCAGGACTGCCCACGGTCGACCTCTACCGGCAGGTGTCGGTCGCCACCGGGTCGAGGCTGGTGTTCCTCGCCGGCCAGGTCGCCGTCGACGCCGACGGGAGCAGGGTCGGCGAGGGCGACCTCGCCGCTCAGGTCGAGCAGTGCTACCTCGACGTCGGCACCGCCCTGGCCGAGGTCGGCGCCTCCTTCGACGACGTGGTGAAGCTGACCGTCTACCTCGTCGACTGGGCCCCCGAGAAGATGCCCCTGTTCGTCGAGGAGGAGCCCGGCCTCCTGGTGGAGGTCGAGGCCACCGCGGTCCTCGACTGA